The Bombus pyrosoma isolate SC7728 linkage group LG3, ASM1482585v1, whole genome shotgun sequence genome has a segment encoding these proteins:
- the LOC122566006 gene encoding F-box only protein 42 isoform X1 gives MECNIDDLPDVVLEYILSLIPPYKNLQECKLVSKRWFRATKNVIQHNKTHFHKSVAYGSLLWSSWPSKHWMPTIAKRHSHSACTYENSMYVFGGCTATCTTFNDLWRLDLDTRKWVRLITMGTYPSPKACATMLYYKKSFILFGGWSHPALYSVHQQSRLFNELHVYSIESNKWIAINTLETPPPTSAHSASIHKNCMIVFGGICNGYRSNDVWCLNLDSYSWHKQATSNLKPQPRYGQSQIELGDKHLLILGGCTGPNVAMNDAWLLKMEGTAWTWKKVNMHNTEWAPTRIWCHQACKVGNHVIVLSINKCQNKPNDMSISLKKVTCQAAPSSRTNNSFPLHARQGSVSHIDRDVNINGRHGSFSEISVQNPRPSHHLPNFTKNLTLCYDNMLSMTAFRNEPVRYDINSHRQRQLESLRRMEESIRNRRTQSKSAKKTRNTLSIFVLDITNVLCDECSASWIPLKHSDQSGPNERILYSLVAGRGELIVFGGIAKEYIQNHPDMDEPEVYNDLHFINPPRYVI, from the exons ATGGAGTGTAATATTGATGATTTGCCAGATGttgtattagaatatattttaagtttaattcCACCATACAAGAATCTTCAAGAATGTAAACTTGTATCCAAAAGATGGTTTCGTGCCACcaaaa ATGTAATACAACACaataaaacacattttcataaatctgTGGCTTACGGATCATTGCTTTGGAGTTCATGGCCATCCAAACACTGGATGCCTACAATTGCAAAGAGACATTCACATTCTGCTTGTACATATGAAAACTCTATGTATGTTTTTGGTGGATGTACTGCTACGTGCACAACATTCAATGATTTATGGAGATTAGATTTGGATACAAGAAAATGGGTCAGATTAATTACAATGGGAACTTATCCATCTCCAAAAGCTTGTGCTACTATGTTGTATTACAAAAagagtttcattttatttggtGGCTGGTCTCACCCAGCGCTATATTCTGTTCACCAG CAATCAAGGTTGTTCAATGAATTACATGTGTATTCTATAGAATCCAATAAATGGATTGCTATAAACACCTTGGAAACACCCCCACCTACTTCAGCACATTCTGCATCAATTcacaaaaattgtatgattGTTTTTGGTGGTATATGTAATGGATAtag ATCCAATGACGTGTGGTGTTTAAATTTGGATTCCTATAGTTGGCATAAGCAAGCTACTTCGAATTTGAAACCACAACCACGTTATGGTCAGTCTCAGATTGAGCTTGGAGATAAACATCTCCTTATATTAG gAGGTTGCACTGGACCTAATGTTGCTATGAACGATGCTTGGTTATTGAAAATGGAAGGTACAGCATGGACGTGGAAAAAAGTAAACATGCACAATACTGAATGGGCTCCAACACGTATTTGGTGCCACCAGGCTTGTAAg gtAGGAAATCATGTTATTGTTCTTAGTATAAATAAGTGTCAGAATAAGCCAAACGATATGAGCATATCGCTCAAGAAAGTGACTTGCCAAGCAGCACCTTCATCAAgaacaaataattcatttccATTACATGCAAG acAAGGGAGTGTATCTCATATTGATAGAGACGTAAACATTAATGGACGACATGGATCTTTCTCAGAAATATCTGTACAAAATCCACGTCCTTCACATCATCTACCTAATTTTACGAAGAATTTAACTTTATGTTATGATAATATGTTAAGTATGACCGCTTTTCGCAACGAACCAGTGCGTTATGACATTAACAGTCATCGACAACGACAATTAGAATCTCTTCGTAGAATGGAAGAAAGTATTAGAAATCGAAGAACGCAATCAAAATCTgcgaagaaaacaagaaatacGTTATCCATATTTGTGTTAGACATTACGAATGTTTTATGCGATGAATGTAGTGCTTCGTGGATTCCTTTAAAACACAGTGATCAGTCAGGTCCTAATGAAAGAATTCTTTATTCACTCGTAGCTGGTCGTGGTGAATTAATAGTGTTTGGAGGTATTGCTAaagaatatatacaaaacCATCCTGATATGGATGAGCCTGAAGTCTACAATGATCTCCATTTTATAAATCCACCAAgatatgttatttaa
- the LOC122566006 gene encoding F-box only protein 42 isoform X2: MPTIAKRHSHSACTYENSMYVFGGCTATCTTFNDLWRLDLDTRKWVRLITMGTYPSPKACATMLYYKKSFILFGGWSHPALYSVHQQSRLFNELHVYSIESNKWIAINTLETPPPTSAHSASIHKNCMIVFGGICNGYRSNDVWCLNLDSYSWHKQATSNLKPQPRYGQSQIELGDKHLLILGGCTGPNVAMNDAWLLKMEGTAWTWKKVNMHNTEWAPTRIWCHQACKVGNHVIVLSINKCQNKPNDMSISLKKVTCQAAPSSRTNNSFPLHARQGSVSHIDRDVNINGRHGSFSEISVQNPRPSHHLPNFTKNLTLCYDNMLSMTAFRNEPVRYDINSHRQRQLESLRRMEESIRNRRTQSKSAKKTRNTLSIFVLDITNVLCDECSASWIPLKHSDQSGPNERILYSLVAGRGELIVFGGIAKEYIQNHPDMDEPEVYNDLHFINPPRYVI, encoded by the exons ATGCCTACAATTGCAAAGAGACATTCACATTCTGCTTGTACATATGAAAACTCTATGTATGTTTTTGGTGGATGTACTGCTACGTGCACAACATTCAATGATTTATGGAGATTAGATTTGGATACAAGAAAATGGGTCAGATTAATTACAATGGGAACTTATCCATCTCCAAAAGCTTGTGCTACTATGTTGTATTACAAAAagagtttcattttatttggtGGCTGGTCTCACCCAGCGCTATATTCTGTTCACCAG CAATCAAGGTTGTTCAATGAATTACATGTGTATTCTATAGAATCCAATAAATGGATTGCTATAAACACCTTGGAAACACCCCCACCTACTTCAGCACATTCTGCATCAATTcacaaaaattgtatgattGTTTTTGGTGGTATATGTAATGGATAtag ATCCAATGACGTGTGGTGTTTAAATTTGGATTCCTATAGTTGGCATAAGCAAGCTACTTCGAATTTGAAACCACAACCACGTTATGGTCAGTCTCAGATTGAGCTTGGAGATAAACATCTCCTTATATTAG gAGGTTGCACTGGACCTAATGTTGCTATGAACGATGCTTGGTTATTGAAAATGGAAGGTACAGCATGGACGTGGAAAAAAGTAAACATGCACAATACTGAATGGGCTCCAACACGTATTTGGTGCCACCAGGCTTGTAAg gtAGGAAATCATGTTATTGTTCTTAGTATAAATAAGTGTCAGAATAAGCCAAACGATATGAGCATATCGCTCAAGAAAGTGACTTGCCAAGCAGCACCTTCATCAAgaacaaataattcatttccATTACATGCAAG acAAGGGAGTGTATCTCATATTGATAGAGACGTAAACATTAATGGACGACATGGATCTTTCTCAGAAATATCTGTACAAAATCCACGTCCTTCACATCATCTACCTAATTTTACGAAGAATTTAACTTTATGTTATGATAATATGTTAAGTATGACCGCTTTTCGCAACGAACCAGTGCGTTATGACATTAACAGTCATCGACAACGACAATTAGAATCTCTTCGTAGAATGGAAGAAAGTATTAGAAATCGAAGAACGCAATCAAAATCTgcgaagaaaacaagaaatacGTTATCCATATTTGTGTTAGACATTACGAATGTTTTATGCGATGAATGTAGTGCTTCGTGGATTCCTTTAAAACACAGTGATCAGTCAGGTCCTAATGAAAGAATTCTTTATTCACTCGTAGCTGGTCGTGGTGAATTAATAGTGTTTGGAGGTATTGCTAaagaatatatacaaaacCATCCTGATATGGATGAGCCTGAAGTCTACAATGATCTCCATTTTATAAATCCACCAAgatatgttatttaa